The region GTGTGGTTCGCGGTGCACCAGGCCGGTGTGCTCCAGCTCGCGGAGCTGGGTGATCAGCACCCGCTCGCTGATCCCCGGTACCGCCCGGTTCAGCTCCCCGAACCGCAGCGGGTCGGCGTGCAGCTCCCAGAGGATCAACGGCTTCCACTTGCCGCCCAGCACGTCGAGGGCGGCGTCCAGTCCGCAGGTGTACGTGCGGTGCTTCACCTGACCTCCCGGCGAAAAGATCAGTACCCGATCTAAAAGACGGTACTTGATCAGCCGGTCCGGTGCTCCCAGCATTTGACCGGGCAGACGATCAGCGCTGGAGGACGAGATGGACAGGACACCGGTCACCGTGGTCGGGCTCGGCGCGATGGGCCGCGCCCTGGCCCGCGCGTTCGCGGCCGCCGGCCACCCGACGACGGTGTGGAACCGCACGCCCGGCAAGGCTTCCGCGCTGGTCGAGGAGGTCGGCGCGGTCGAGGCGGCCGACGTCGCGGCGGCGGTCGCGGCGAGCCCGCTGGTCGTCGCGTGCCTGACGACCTACGAGGCGACCACGGCGGCGTTGGCACCGGTCGACCGCCTCCCCGACCTGGTCACGCTCAACTCCGGCACCCCGGCCGGCGCGCGGCGGATGGCCCGCTGGGCGGCGGAGCGCGGCGCGCGGTTCCTCGACGGCGCGGTGAAGAACGTCCCGGAGGCCGTCGGCGCGCCGGGCACCCAGCTCTACTACAGCGGCGATGAAGCGGTGTTCGCCGAGCACCGGGACACCCTCCGGGTGCTCGGCGGCGACACGTCGTTGCTGGGCGCGGAAGTCGACCTCGCGAAGCTGTACGAGGCCGCGGTGGGCGCGACCCTGCTGCCCGCGCTGCTCGGCTTCCTCGAAGGCGCGGCGCTGGTCACCCGGCG is a window of Saccharothrix espanaensis DSM 44229 DNA encoding:
- a CDS encoding winged helix-turn-helix transcriptional regulator; amino-acid sequence: MKHRTYTCGLDAALDVLGGKWKPLILWELHADPLRFGELNRAVPGISERVLITQLRELEHTGLVHREPHPGVPPKVEYSLTDFGRSLMAAVLPLGEWGERNRERIEAIPRD
- a CDS encoding imine reductase family protein — encoded protein: MDRTPVTVVGLGAMGRALARAFAAAGHPTTVWNRTPGKASALVEEVGAVEAADVAAAVAASPLVVACLTTYEATTAALAPVDRLPDLVTLNSGTPAGARRMARWAAERGARFLDGAVKNVPEAVGAPGTQLYYSGDEAVFAEHRDTLRVLGGDTSLLGAEVDLAKLYEAAVGATLLPALLGFLEGAALVTRRGLPAASLVPHSVKWLEMIASILPVVAGEVDDADYTRLQASVGLFHEGVVHDGELAEEGGLDLSWHEPMHDLLRRAVAGGRQDQSISALVELLRAPVQPVRGDG